In Cheilinus undulatus linkage group 14, ASM1832078v1, whole genome shotgun sequence, the genomic stretch TCAAAGACTACACCAGGGTGGTCCTCTCGTCTTATGTTTCTGACTATGtctgcattttcatttttgtacaacCACCATATAAGATTGCTAAAAACCACTCTCCTCTCCTTTTAGCTGAAGTAGCACGAGTGATGTCTGATATAGTCTCTATGGATAAACAGAGAGGGGAGAGTCTGCTGCTGCATGCCCCTTTTGATTTACTGATTTTAGTCTGCCATATCCATTAGATTCCTGCCAGCCTGGGCCACACTTAGGAGCCGCACAGCTGTTGGATTCAACACAGATAAGGAAATTGGTCAAGCAAGCTAAAATGCCAAGCGTATGGGTTTTCTCTGTtacactaacctgacacgccagatagatgtgtttcacacatccatctgggaaagcttccataggaaacgtctgagaaaaggcagaggctttgaaaaaagtgtgactggatgaacgttctatctgtcacatctctacaggccaataagagcaacaaaacacgtgacgtagcagctattaagctgcgcgtgtgcagctatggggaataacacgaaacatggcgactatagacatgtaagtgctcgacttttgtcgtttttgaaaagaaaacaactcacagctgttctttgttcttcttttaacaaagaattgtCAAGTTCcaataaaacttacgctttagcagcatccacgctaagctcttctgccataattgcgccggcctcttgctgctgctgcttgtttacatcccgactctgccgtgcctgaaagtactgcccctcgtcgctgattggtcctgtcactttctaaccgggcccaaatggttcagatgggagcttcacaagatggattcgccagtgaaaaacaaggaaatgggcacatccatctgctttgcaaggttactgttGGGTGCTATTCTTGAGATGTCTGGAAAGAGAAACTATGTGATAATGTTTATACATTCTACTATAAAGGCTTTCTCTTTGAAGGTGTTTCTATGTTGATCATGGGTTAGGCATGTCTATCTGTTGGGTGTACATACCAAATAAAACCATTAAGCAAATATTACCAGTCTTGTCCTGGCCATCAATGACTCAAATGATTCATAGTTTAACATTTCCAACCAATCATTGGCTACAGAATCAATGAAGCCATGGACAGATTCCATAAATGACTATGATGATGAAGATTATGATGTTAAAAGTTCAAGACTACCTTGTGCAGATAGAAGTGATGACTTTGGCTGGGTATGAACTTAGTCCTTGACAACCTTTCCTTCCAGATTTTAAATAACCAATCAGAGTGCAATACTCGACACAGCTGTCTTTATAAACAGAATATTGAGCACATTCTTGAGTAATCTAATGATAAGCACTTCTGCTTCTACTTATATTTCCCCATCTGCATTCTCCTCTAGATAATCCATATGAGAGACATGTACTCCACTGTCATCGACATCCATCGCCTCAGGCAGAAGGAGCAAAAACAACACCATCACCGCAACAGCACCTACTCAAGAGACATTGGGGACCTTAGAGGATTTGGAGCTGATAGCGCGTCACGGTTAGCCGGCAACTCACTCCTTGCTTTCTCCTCTCGTGCTGGAAGTGTAGCTGGAGGGGTTGGAGGCTcaacagaggaggaagaggttcTGTTAGGAGACGAGGAGTTTCAAAAAAACCGGTCACTGGCCAAGTTGGATTGTAGTTTTGCTGGACTGCTTGCACCACTTTACAAAGACCGGCCCTTTTATGGTCATGGACTAGGGCTGGTTCACTCGGATTCTGTACGCCACCAGTGGTCAGTGGACGGAGACGGGGAGAAAGGAGGGCACCATGCCCGTTCAATTGTCTCATCCTCTATATCTGCGTTCACTCTTCCTGTCATTAAACTCAACAACTGTGTTATTGATGAGCCAGAGATGGAGGCGAttacagaggaggacagaggaggtgagaagagagatggagagaggtCACAacctctgacctccatggaGTCCCTGGTGGTTCCTGTAGCATCTGTTGCAAAGGCATCCAAACCTCCAGGACTCCATCGCAGTAACTCAGCGTCCTCATCCTCCCActgctcctctgtctcctcttcctccctctcacCTGCCCCCTTAGGCTGCTGGCTCTCCCCTGGAGCAGCAAGAACTGACTTTGGCTCCAACTCCTCTCTGCATATGCTCAGCAGCCATTCCAAATCTCTGGACTTGGAGCGCAGGCCGAGCATGCTCAGTGTTAACCCAGAGCAGCGGAAACACCCGAGTTGGCCCCGCCTGGACCGCAGCAATAGCAGCCGCAGTAACAGTGGTATCCGAGGCAGCAGTAAAGGGTACACGCGGCTGGAGGACAGGGAGGAGCAGGGGGGTGAGCGGCTGTTGGATGCAACAGCAAGGCGCGACTACAGCAAGCGGGAGAAACTGCTGATGATATCGAGGTCGCATAACAATCTGAGCTTTGAGCATGATGAGTTTAACAGTAGCACACTGAAAAGGGGCAGCTCAGAGACTAGGTTCTGAAGTGATGGACTAAAGGTTGAAgacacttccctcctgttctttaaatttgttttggGGGGGAATGATGAGTTTAACAGCTTCATTCTGgagaaagaaaactcaaatgTACTGCCACATAATTTTAGAGAATAGTGAGTTTTGGACTATCCTGTGCTGTAAAAGTTCCAAGACACTAATACTTACAAAGACTGGCTGTTTTTAACTAAACCTAACCTTGAATCTCTGCTGAGGGAGTAAAGTGGAAAATGAAGTTTCCTACAGGgatcaataaataaatctcCTCACATCACCTGCCTGCTTTATACATACATAGTTCTAATAAAGTTTAGACAGCATCGCCACCCTCAGAGATCGCTTTCAATCAATATAGTTTTATTAGAACAGGTTGCTTTTGTAAAGTGATTCAAGGTTTCACTCCAGCAGCTGCTGGTGAAATCAAGGACACACCAGCAGCACTTTGAGCAAGTTCCTTCCAGAGTGAGTAAAAGAGGCACAAAGGTAAATGTTTTATAACAAGGTCTAGGAAAAGAAGCCGTGGGATGAGCACGAGTGGCTTAAtaggaaaagagaaaaagctCTAAGATAAAAAATAGTCATTCTAATGATCTCTGCCTGGAGGGCACCTCTGATAACAGTGTGTGTAGTATGGTTGAACAGAGAGACTTGGGTTATAAATAGGGATGAGGATcgttaatttttattgatattgatacccttatcgatactccttattgatccaaGTCCTTATCAATACCGCTATCgatacttttctatagtttggtggaaaaacaaaatgaagacaaaTATTTAGACTcaaagtggtcttagctgagtagtgcttgagttaaaaagctataattCAGTCTGTAACATCTATTTATATCCcttaaatataaacacattcttcatattcacaaccaTATTTATTAAGGTTTCTtgcttaaaactaaattttcccatttttacgtgacattttaatacattgtaacatatagaatacagtcgtataatttactgaggttacctgaatgcatcatattttccatctttcagcTGTTAAGTTCACTAATTAACTTtaattctgctgattccacTGCTGATTTCTGCACTGGATCAATACTTTtgacaaacaggacttgctcaaagttttggaacatttttcatcatttatctgagcagctgaagaagaaaactgtcctgaagcagggACATGAGAGCCTGTTACTCCCAGCGCAGGCGGgtatgttttgtcttttttcctcaagccgCCAGTTGAAGGTACCACACTCTGGTCtaatgtgatgcacaatattgatgtgtttttagtttatgttccccttcTAAGAACTGATGTATCTTTTGCACCAATTGTATCTTAAAATGATGTTACGTCACACAGCCTGTGACACTCGATAGCAATATCAATAAGCCAAAATGATACTgattttcaggtatttcaaaaacacagaaccgggTCCTTATGGACCCAGGTTTTGATCGCCATCCCTAGttataaatgatgattttaaactgatctttttattttgaccCAAACACTAACACCCTATTTCCTCAAATAGTCACAAAGGATGTAACATCTGACattctttacatttattttgcaaaaacgAGGTATTTTGCGCAAAAACTTACCTAAAAAGAGAGTAAAGCCACACATCTTCTGGGTTTGTTTTTCTCAGCTCTATGTCCACACTGATAGGGCATTGCTACTCAGAGCTTCTTCATGTTTCACCCAGGAGCTCAGACTTGTTCGCAACATGTTTGAGCCCCTCCCTCTGCAACCAAGAGCCCTGCCAACATGTTGGGGAAAAGGGACGGTCCTGCCaactcagtgtttttaaaaaggcacaaTGATGgagaaataaacaacaacaaacatttccaatgaacaacaacaacaatcaaatcaaatatgtgcttaaaacagagaagagagtTTTACAAACAGGGGCTGTCAAAAAACATAAAGAGAGGAGAGCTGAGGAATAGAGGAGGTGTGGCCAAAGATAAGATCTGTTTTGGTCTGAGAAACTGGTGCAAAAGTGTGACATCTGATGGACGTCAACACTGGAAGTCACATATAACACCTTTAACCCTAGCTGCATTAAGCATCAGTCCTTTACTCAAAGTAGGCTTTAATTTAGTTCAGACCTTAATGTTTCAGGCCTTTATTCGAAGCAGGCTAGTATTCAGTTCAGACCTTGATGTCTCAGGCCTTTATTCAAAGCAGGCTGTTATGCATTTTAGACCTTGATTTCTAAGGTATTTATTTGAAGCGGGCTAGTATTCaagttctgactttgatgtcTTGGACCTTTATTCAATGCAGGTATGTATTCAATTCAGACCTGAATATATTCAGGCCTTTATCTGAAGCAGGCTTTTATCCAAttcacatctttatttttcaggcCCATATTCCAAGCAGGCTCATATCCAATTCAGACCTGGATATCTCAGACCTTTATACAAAGCAGGATTTTATTCAGTTAAGACCTTAATGTCTCAGGCCTTTTTTGAAGCAAGTGTCTATTCAGTTTATGGCCTTTATATGAAGGAGGCTTGTATTCAATCCAGACCTTGATTTCTTAGGCCTTTATTTAAAGCAGGCTTGTATAAAACTCATGCCTTTATTCCAAGCAGGTGTGTTTAAATTTAATCCTTGATTTCTTACAGACAATATATGATTAGATATTATTAGATAATAGGACATATGTTTCCAATCACCCAGATTAGCTATTGCATTACACTTTTCAATATGAATCTAATTAAgtcatttgatttaatttaaagctCCTCAACATGAAAGTTATCTCTGAATGCTCCATATTTTTGTCaggctttttattttgaagctctCGAGTACTATGTTTCAGACAACTGAGTGCACTGCACAGTTACTGGCCAATGCTACCCAGCATTTGtcacttatttttaaaataacagtttgCTCAGACGTGAGCAAATCTGCAGTGACTGAAATCAGACACTGCATTGTCTATCAGTGACATGCATTTTGACAAAAGATGGTGGATGGATGTGCTTTACACCTCTTTGAAATGCATATTATATAAAAGTAATGGGGAATGTATCCATCATTGTTTTCCTCGGACTGCATTTGGGACTGGGATATATTTGTTCCATCTCTTCTTCACAATCCTGTTATTATTTGAGGAAATACTGTGTGGAAACAATGGTACTGAAGAATCCCATTGTCTCTCATAGCCTGGTGTTCTAATAATGAGTAATGTTTACAGCAGAGCCCCAGcactataaatatatatacataaaaaagGTAAAGTATTTGTTTTAAAGGAAGTTTGAGTTTGTTTGTGTATCTGATCTTCAGACTGTAGCAGATGTAGAGATCCACACAAAGAGAACAGTCAAACAAATCGAGTTAAAATGAAGATGCCAGACTGCAAAATACAACAGCAGAGTCAGTGTTGCCCTGCAGGTATAATATTGCTGCCCTTAACTGAGAGTGAGAGTAAAAagtttctgtctgcagctgaAAAATGGGAGTAACAATCTTTGTCTATGGCTCGCCTTTGGCATTTTAGGTTAAAGTCCTGGTAGAGAATATCAGGCATAGTTACCTCAGGCTGCTGtccattatttatatttgttaGTATTTTGTAGGGACATTCAAAAACATATTCATTAGAGAGATGACCCTGATGTTTAATAATATGGACTTGAAAAAGACCAGAAGAAAACACGTGACCCCTACTGACTACAAAAAGTACAATAGAAGCACACATTTACCAACACAAAACTTGAACTGCCAAACATTTCAGCATTTATAAAGTAAAACCTTTTGTAAAATTCTGAAGCAGATGATTCAGTTTTA encodes the following:
- the tmem200a gene encoding transmembrane protein 200A: MTAAAGVLTGLAKLKRQDSARSQHRPIPPSPGLANPATEAAPRKRKRRTDVVVVRGRLRLYSASGFFLLLGLVILAIGIGMATLGYWPHSETIPKSPAGGGLKTETAGGDQTTEGNGANMAVMDGDMANSNASHVQDTPSKQTGGALMRFLEQHRHSERMKMLGPFTMGIGIFIFICANAILHENRDRETKIIHMRDMYSTVIDIHRLRQKEQKQHHHRNSTYSRDIGDLRGFGADSASRLAGNSLLAFSSRAGSVAGGVGGSTEEEEVLLGDEEFQKNRSLAKLDCSFAGLLAPLYKDRPFYGHGLGLVHSDSVRHQWSVDGDGEKGGHHARSIVSSSISAFTLPVIKLNNCVIDEPEMEAITEEDRGGEKRDGERSQPLTSMESLVVPVASVAKASKPPGLHRSNSASSSSHCSSVSSSSLSPAPLGCWLSPGAARTDFGSNSSLHMLSSHSKSLDLERRPSMLSVNPEQRKHPSWPRLDRSNSSRSNSGIRGSSKGYTRLEDREEQGGERLLDATARRDYSKREKLLMISRSHNNLSFEHDEFNSSTLKRGSSETRF